The Thermoplasmata archaeon DNA window ATCGCGCCCTAGGCCTAACTCCAGATTGGCGAGCAGCCATCCCGCCTTGTCCCCGATGTCGTACCGCTTCCCTCCGAACGGGAGGGCGAACACGTCCTCGTGGTGGATGAGGTCGTTGATCGCGGGCGTCAGGTCGACTTCCGCCGAATGCGACTTCGCTTCGCGGCGCAGCGAATCCAACACTCCCGGCGTGAACTGATATCTCCCCACGATCACGAAGTTCGATTTCGCTGCCGCGGCCGATGGCTTTTCTTGGATCTCCCGGATTCGGAACACGTCCCCGCGGTCCTCCCCCGCGACGATCACGCCATACTTCGAGACGTTTTCCCGCGGGACTTCCTGGCACGCGATGACGCTCGCCCCGGTCGACCGGAACGATTCCAGCAGCTGCTGCTGGCACGGGACCGGCGAGGCGCAGAGGTCGTCACCCAGGAGCAGTCCGAACGGCGCGTCGTCGATGTACTCCGCCGCCGTGAGCACGGCATGGCCGAGCCCGCGAGGTTCTTTCTGGCGGACGAACATGAGATTCGCCAGGCCGGCGATCGCCTTCACCTGCTCGAGCGCCGCGACATCGCCTCGGTCCGACAGATACTGCTCGAGTTCCGCGGAGCGATCGAAGTGATCCTCGATGCTCCTCTTGTGCCGTCCGGTGACGAGGACGATCCGATCGTACCCCGAATGCACGGCCTCTTCGATCACGTACTGGATCGCAGGCTTGTCGAGGACCGGGAGCATCTCTTTCGGACTCGCCTTCGTGTATGGGAGAAAACGAGTGCCGTATCCGGCCGCCGGGATGACGGCTTTCATCGTCTGCGCGGAGCGTTATCGTTTTTATAACGCTTTGCACGATGTCTCCCCGGCGAGCGAGGACAGGCGCACCCGTGTCCCGAATTGCGGTCATCGGCGCCGGCGCCGCCGGCGTCGGCATTGCGGCCGCGCTGGCGAAGTCGGGGCATCGCGTCGCGTGCGTGGACAAGGATTCCGATCGGGTGCGCCGGATCGCGCGGGGCAAGGCCCCGTTCTTCGAGGCGGGGCTCGACGCCGAACTCCGGCGGCTCGTGGCGCGGGGATTAATCTCCGCCTCGACGGACGTGACCGAATCCGTCCGTGGATCCGACTTCGCGTTCCTCTGTGTCGGCACTCCGTGCCGCGAAGAGGGGAGCATCGACACGTCCCAACTCGAGTCCGCGGCGAGTGGCGTGGGCGCCGCCCTCCGAAACGGACGGCGGAAGACCGTCGTGGTCAAGAGCACCGTCGTCCCCGGGACCACGGAATCCGTGGTCGTGCCGATCCTCGAGCGCGAGTCGGGCCTCTCCTTGGGACAGTTCGGCGTCTGCGTCAACCCGGAGTTCCTCCGTGAAGGGAGGGCGCTCCGGGACAGCGTGCGGCCCACCCACATCGTGATCGGGGAGTTCGATCGCCCGACCGGCTCGGCGCTCGTCCGCCTGTACGCGCCGTTCCGGTGCCCGAAGTTCCGGACGACGGTCCGCACGGCCGAGGCGGTCAAGTACGCGACGAACGCGTTCCTCGCCACGAAGGTGACGTTCGC harbors:
- a CDS encoding UTP--glucose-1-phosphate uridylyltransferase; this encodes MKAVIPAAGYGTRFLPYTKASPKEMLPVLDKPAIQYVIEEAVHSGYDRIVLVTGRHKRSIEDHFDRSAELEQYLSDRGDVAALEQVKAIAGLANLMFVRQKEPRGLGHAVLTAAEYIDDAPFGLLLGDDLCASPVPCQQQLLESFRSTGASVIACQEVPRENVSKYGVIVAGEDRGDVFRIREIQEKPSAAAAKSNFVIVGRYQFTPGVLDSLRREAKSHSAEVDLTPAINDLIHHEDVFALPFGGKRYDIGDKAGWLLANLELGLGRDDFAAEIRRKYPSLSP
- a CDS encoding UDP-glucose/GDP-mannose dehydrogenase family protein, producing the protein MSRIAVIGAGAAGVGIAAALAKSGHRVACVDKDSDRVRRIARGKAPFFEAGLDAELRRLVARGLISASTDVTESVRGSDFAFLCVGTPCREEGSIDTSQLESAASGVGAALRNGRRKTVVVKSTVVPGTTESVVVPILERESGLSLGQFGVCVNPEFLREGRALRDSVRPTHIVIGEFDRPTGSALVRLYAPFRCPKFRTTVRTAEAVKYATNAFLATKVTFANEVANLCTRLGLDADEVMKGMSLDPRINPHHLVPGVGLGGSCLPKDLRALLGLARANGYEPTLLASILASDARQPMEVLRLLEQETGPVAGKRIAILGLAFKPGTDDVRESKAIDLVLSLEKRGAHVVGYDPHAMDRFSEVVPRIELARTAAEALDGADACIIQAPWPEFVRLGKEAFGRMATPIVIDARRTWSKSRVPRGIRYRRIG